The following proteins are encoded in a genomic region of Verrucomicrobiia bacterium:
- a CDS encoding porin family protein — protein sequence MKKLLVLGVTLALVAFLAVGLSATERKGMFGADLGGVLTMPMGDFGDAFKMGWRAGANVGYFVTDQIQVGATGAYSQNKVDDTTGVGDAKFNIWQFGAFGKYMFKMQNPTIAPYVRAGLGFYNGKTSVSGGTSASETDLGMNLGLGASFAVSPTASVFVEGAYHNIFSDPSSINYIAANAGLSLMFGKPTTSNSTNR from the coding sequence ATGAAGAAACTTCTTGTCTTGGGCGTGACCTTGGCTTTGGTGGCCTTTTTGGCCGTCGGCCTGTCCGCCACGGAGCGGAAGGGGATGTTCGGGGCGGACCTGGGTGGGGTGTTGACGATGCCGATGGGTGATTTCGGCGATGCGTTCAAAATGGGCTGGAGAGCCGGCGCCAACGTGGGTTATTTCGTGACCGACCAGATTCAGGTCGGCGCCACCGGTGCCTATTCCCAGAACAAAGTGGACGACACGACCGGTGTCGGCGATGCCAAGTTCAACATCTGGCAGTTCGGCGCGTTCGGCAAGTATATGTTCAAAATGCAGAACCCGACGATTGCCCCGTACGTCCGTGCCGGCTTGGGTTTCTACAACGGCAAAACCTCGGTTTCCGGCGGCACCAGCGCCAGCGAAACCGATTTGGGGATGAACCTCGGGCTGGGCGCGAGCTTTGCGGTCTCGCCGACCGCTTCGGTCTTCGTGGAAGGTGCCTACCACAACATCTTCTCCGATCCGAGCTCCATTAACTACATTGCGGCCAATGCCGGTTTGTCCTTGATGTTCGGCAAGCCGACCACCAGCAACAGCACGAACCGCTAA
- a CDS encoding porin family protein: MKKILVVGVALALVALLAAGLSAAERKGMIGVGVGGGLLLPMGDFGDGFKMGWRAGAGVGYFVTNDIMVGATGAYSENKVDDTTLAPADSKFKIFHYGAFGKYMFKMQNEKVAPYVKAGVGFYNGKASAPGGSSASETDLGINGGAGVGFKVSPTAAVFVEGAYHNVFSDPDSYNFITATAGVAFMFGGSSSGGTTE, from the coding sequence ATGAAAAAGATTCTTGTCGTAGGGGTGGCCTTGGCTTTGGTGGCGTTGTTGGCCGCCGGGCTTTCCGCCGCCGAGCGGAAAGGGATGATTGGGGTGGGAGTGGGGGGCGGCCTGCTTTTGCCGATGGGGGATTTTGGCGATGGCTTCAAAATGGGCTGGAGAGCCGGCGCGGGGGTGGGGTATTTCGTGACCAACGACATTATGGTAGGTGCTACGGGCGCCTATTCAGAAAACAAAGTGGATGACACCACATTAGCCCCTGCGGATAGTAAATTCAAAATCTTTCACTATGGCGCGTTCGGCAAATACATGTTTAAGATGCAGAATGAAAAAGTCGCCCCCTATGTGAAGGCGGGAGTGGGATTCTATAATGGAAAAGCCTCGGCCCCCGGCGGTTCCAGCGCCAGTGAAACCGACTTGGGGATAAACGGCGGCGCGGGGGTCGGTTTCAAGGTTTCCCCCACCGCCGCGGTTTTCGTGGAGGGGGCCTATCACAACGTTTTCTCCGACCCGGATTCATATAACTTCATCACGGCCACTGCCGGCGTCGCCTTTATGTTCGGCGGCTCGTCTTCCGGAGGCACCACCGAGTAA
- the ruvX gene encoding Holliday junction resolvase RuvX, which produces MRILGVDFGRRKIGLAISDPLGMAHPLGTEKVTGLHNTVEIILEAVKGREISRVVLGYPLKQDGTVGEMALEVEKLAELLKKEGLDVVLVDERFSSERAIRSLHIMGKKKGKNKQDIDTMAAALLLQEYLDRKSRA; this is translated from the coding sequence GTGCGGATTTTGGGTGTCGATTTTGGCCGGAGGAAAATCGGGCTGGCGATTTCCGACCCCTTGGGGATGGCCCATCCTTTGGGGACGGAGAAGGTGACCGGCTTGCATAATACCGTGGAAATAATTCTGGAAGCGGTGAAAGGGAGGGAAATATCCAGGGTGGTGTTGGGTTACCCCTTAAAGCAGGACGGCACGGTGGGGGAGATGGCTTTGGAAGTGGAAAAACTGGCCGAACTATTGAAAAAGGAGGGATTGGATGTGGTGCTGGTGGATGAACGGTTCTCCTCCGAACGGGCCATCCGCTCGCTGCACATAATGGGTAAAAAGAAGGGGAAGAACAAACAGGATATCGACACGATGGCGGCGGCATTGCTTCTGCAGGAGTATCTCGACCGGAAGTCACGGGCGTGA
- the mltG gene encoding endolytic transglycosylase MltG produces MKKELKQILFLTGGLVLILLIAALHVVFGPVRWEGPKKTIEVRQGEGARAVAARLKEAGVIKSAAAFRRLARLSGTDKKIKVGAYSFISGISLYGVMKHMASPKAGVVTLFVPEGATVKKIGGLVQSSLGVDSALFVAYCKSREFVRSQGVTATSMEGYLFPSSYEFYWKVPPEEVIEKMYAGFTATWKEVTADFPRRDTLDIVKIVTMASLIEAETGVDSERVLVSQVFHRRLKLGYPLQCDPTVIYAMGETRRLLSREDLKFKSPYNTYVNRGLPPGPICNVGKAALAAALAPASTKYLYFVANGDGGHIFSETLDQHNRAIYRLKRERRLLQAKQGSPLQQNR; encoded by the coding sequence GTGAAAAAAGAACTGAAGCAAATCTTATTTTTGACCGGGGGGCTGGTTTTAATCCTTTTGATTGCCGCCCTACACGTGGTGTTCGGGCCGGTCCGCTGGGAGGGCCCAAAAAAGACCATCGAAGTGCGCCAGGGGGAGGGAGCCCGGGCGGTGGCCGCCCGTTTGAAGGAAGCCGGAGTCATTAAAAGTGCGGCGGCCTTCCGCCGGCTGGCGCGGCTTTCCGGAACGGACAAAAAAATCAAGGTGGGGGCCTATTCCTTCATCTCCGGGATATCGCTCTACGGTGTTATGAAACATATGGCCTCCCCCAAGGCGGGGGTGGTTACGCTTTTTGTGCCGGAGGGGGCGACGGTAAAGAAAATCGGAGGATTGGTGCAGAGTTCGTTGGGAGTGGATTCGGCCCTTTTCGTGGCCTATTGCAAAAGCCGGGAATTTGTGCGCTCGCAGGGGGTGACGGCGACCTCGATGGAGGGATATTTGTTCCCCTCTTCCTACGAGTTTTACTGGAAGGTTCCGCCCGAAGAGGTCATCGAAAAAATGTATGCCGGTTTTACGGCCACCTGGAAGGAGGTGACGGCCGATTTTCCCCGCCGCGACACCCTCGACATCGTCAAAATCGTCACGATGGCCTCGCTGATTGAGGCCGAAACGGGGGTCGACTCGGAGCGGGTTCTGGTCTCCCAAGTTTTTCACCGGCGGCTGAAACTGGGGTATCCATTGCAGTGCGACCCGACCGTCATATATGCGATGGGAGAAACCCGGCGGCTTTTGTCGCGGGAGGATTTGAAGTTCAAATCTCCCTACAATACCTATGTCAATCGGGGGCTGCCTCCGGGGCCGATTTGTAACGTGGGGAAGGCCGCCCTGGCCGCCGCCTTGGCGCCGGCCTCCACCAAATACCTCTATTTCGTGGCCAACGGCGACGGCGGGCATATTTTTTCGGAGACCCTTGACCAGCATAATAGGGCGATTTACCGGTTGAAACGGGAAAGACGGTTGCTGCAGGCAAAACAGGGTTCGCCCCTGCAACAAAATCGTTAG
- a CDS encoding class I SAM-dependent methyltransferase, translated as MSPHSGIYKNPRWYDIAFDIRDVRKDCDFLAACVRKFSGRKLGSVVEVAAGPASHAVEFGRRGLAVYALDKSPEMLAYARRKAKESGSRVHFLKKDMRRFRLPQKVDLAISMMDSLTYLLTDEEILTHLKTVAANLKPRGLFVLELLHPRDFFTEKISFGPRWKVSRNGVKVTVNWGGFTDRELDPLSQVVRMKAELTVRENGKIHRLRSVAPERMLTLSELKLLVRLSGVFKIAALLGDLNFGRKLDNSRRSSQMVAVLKKV; from the coding sequence GTGAGCCCGCATTCCGGCATTTACAAAAACCCCCGCTGGTACGACATCGCCTTCGACATCCGCGACGTCCGAAAGGACTGCGATTTTCTGGCCGCCTGCGTCCGGAAATTTTCCGGAAGGAAACTCGGCTCCGTGGTGGAAGTGGCGGCCGGCCCCGCCTCCCACGCCGTCGAATTCGGCCGCCGGGGTCTGGCCGTCTATGCCCTGGACAAATCCCCGGAAATGCTGGCATATGCCCGGCGGAAAGCAAAGGAGAGCGGAAGCCGGGTGCATTTTTTGAAAAAGGATATGCGCCGTTTTCGCCTTCCCCAAAAAGTGGATCTGGCGATTTCGATGATGGATTCCTTGACCTATTTGTTGACCGACGAGGAAATCCTGACCCACCTGAAGACGGTGGCCGCCAATTTGAAACCAAGGGGGCTTTTTGTCCTGGAGCTTTTGCATCCACGCGATTTTTTCACCGAAAAAATCTCCTTCGGCCCCCGCTGGAAAGTCAGCAGAAACGGGGTTAAAGTCACCGTCAACTGGGGCGGCTTTACCGACCGGGAATTGGACCCCCTTTCACAGGTGGTGCGGATGAAAGCCGAGCTGACCGTCCGGGAAAACGGAAAAATCCACCGTTTGCGCTCGGTGGCCCCGGAACGGATGCTCACGCTTTCGGAATTGAAACTATTGGTGCGGCTCTCCGGCGTCTTCAAGATTGCCGCTCTTTTAGGGGACTTGAACTTTGGGCGGAAGCTGGACAACTCCCGCCGCTCCTCCCAGATGGTGGCAGTTTTGAAGAAAGTCTAA
- the hutU gene encoding urocanate hydratase: MTTLTQSKLKSAEAPGYKPLSAPRGNKITCKGWHQEAALRMLLNNLDPEVGENPRELVVYGGRGKAARDWRSFWAIVESLKKLDNDETLLVQSGKPVGIARTHEWAPRVLIANSNLVPAWATAEKFRELEELGLIMFGQMTAGSWIYIGTQGILQGTYETFASLAATHFDGDLSGRLVLTGGLGGMGGAQPLAVTMNGGVALCVEVDPERIQKRLDTKYLDIKAENLDHALELAETAKKQKRPLSIGVLGNCAEVLPELLRRGFRPDVVTDQTSAHDELYGYIPAVLSLDEARALRKTDPQKYIRLSYESMAAHCAAMLGFLKQGAVVFDYGNNLRGQARKAGVENAFDYPGFVPAYIRPLFCEGKGPFRWAALSGKAEDIYVTDELVLKTFPKNKPLARWIKLAGEKVKFQGLPARICWLGLGERALFGEKLNFLIRKKKITAPIVIGRDHLDAGSVASPYRETETMKDGSDAIADWPILNALLNAVSGASWVSVHSGGGVGVGLAIHAGQVIVADGTKEMDLRLNRVLTNDPMTGVFRHADAGYPEAWQTAQKQKVKIPLPPKK, from the coding sequence ATGACTACTTTAACTCAATCGAAGCTCAAATCGGCTGAAGCGCCGGGCTACAAGCCCCTTTCCGCACCCCGCGGCAACAAAATCACCTGCAAGGGGTGGCATCAGGAAGCCGCTCTGCGGATGCTGTTGAATAATTTGGACCCGGAGGTCGGCGAAAATCCAAGGGAACTGGTGGTGTATGGCGGCCGGGGAAAAGCGGCCCGCGACTGGCGCTCCTTTTGGGCCATTGTCGAATCATTGAAAAAACTGGATAACGACGAAACACTTTTGGTGCAGTCCGGAAAACCGGTGGGGATTGCCAGAACACACGAATGGGCCCCCCGGGTTCTGATTGCCAACTCCAATCTGGTTCCGGCCTGGGCCACGGCGGAAAAATTCCGCGAACTGGAAGAGCTCGGATTGATAATGTTCGGCCAGATGACTGCCGGGAGCTGGATTTACATTGGCACGCAGGGGATTTTGCAGGGAACCTACGAGACTTTTGCTTCACTTGCCGCCACCCATTTTGACGGTGATTTGTCCGGCCGTTTGGTTTTGACCGGCGGCTTGGGTGGAATGGGTGGCGCCCAGCCCTTGGCGGTGACGATGAACGGCGGCGTGGCTCTCTGCGTGGAGGTTGATCCCGAACGGATACAAAAGCGGCTCGACACGAAATACCTCGACATCAAAGCCGAAAACTTGGATCACGCCCTCGAGTTGGCCGAAACAGCCAAAAAACAAAAAAGACCCCTTTCGATCGGCGTTTTGGGCAACTGCGCCGAGGTTTTGCCCGAACTTTTGCGCCGCGGTTTCCGGCCGGACGTGGTCACCGACCAGACCTCCGCCCACGACGAGCTGTACGGCTATATCCCCGCCGTGCTTTCATTGGACGAGGCCCGCGCCCTGCGCAAAACCGACCCGCAAAAATACATCCGGCTTTCCTACGAATCGATGGCCGCACACTGCGCGGCGATGCTCGGATTCCTCAAACAGGGGGCTGTAGTATTCGATTACGGCAACAACCTTCGGGGCCAGGCCCGAAAAGCGGGAGTGGAAAACGCCTTCGACTACCCCGGTTTCGTTCCGGCTTATATTCGACCTTTATTCTGCGAGGGAAAAGGCCCCTTCCGCTGGGCTGCCCTCTCCGGTAAAGCGGAGGATATTTACGTCACCGATGAACTGGTTTTGAAAACCTTTCCCAAAAACAAACCGCTGGCCCGCTGGATTAAACTGGCTGGTGAAAAGGTGAAATTCCAGGGTCTCCCGGCCCGCATCTGCTGGCTGGGACTAGGGGAGCGCGCCCTCTTTGGCGAAAAGCTGAACTTTCTTATTCGGAAGAAAAAAATCACCGCCCCCATCGTCATCGGCCGGGATCATCTGGATGCTGGTTCGGTCGCCTCTCCCTACCGGGAAACGGAGACGATGAAAGACGGTTCGGATGCCATCGCCGACTGGCCTATTCTGAACGCCCTTTTGAACGCCGTCTCCGGCGCCTCCTGGGTTTCCGTCCATTCCGGCGGCGGCGTGGGTGTGGGGCTGGCCATTCACGCGGGGCAGGTGATTGTGGCGGACGGCACCAAGGAAATGGACCTGCGATTGAACCGGGTTTTAACCAACGATCCTATGACCGGGGTTTTTCGCCATGCCGACGCCGGGTATCCCGAAGCTTGGCAGACCGCCCAAAAACAAAAAGTCAAAATTCCCCTCCCCCCAAAAAAGTAA
- the purL gene encoding phosphoribosylformylglycinamidine synthase subunit PurL, which produces MKEPEVNLAFAKKLGLTEEEYRKILDYLGRTPTYTELGIYSVMWSEHCSYKNSIALLKTLPREGAALVAKAGEENAGAVALDDERVIVFKIESHNHPSAVEPYQGAATGVGGILRDIFTMGARPIAALNSLRFGNLNDSRVRYLLDGVVRGIGDYGNSFGVPTVAGEVYFEDCYTGNPLVNAMAVGLAKKGKMVSAIAKGAGNPVFIVGSSTGRDGIHGASFASKEITNESEEDRPSVQIGDPFTEKLLLEASMEIIEKDLIVGMQDMGAAGLTCSTSEMAAKGKSGIEIDLDKVPLREKGMTPYEIMLSESQERMLVVGKKGKEAEIEEAFEKWDLNCVKIGEVTNTGRVVVKFLGQTVADIPADSLVLGGGAPVYHPPTKKPAYLENGIRNVKTPDAPKDSGKVLLDLLRSPNIASKRWVFHQYDSTVRTNTVFGPGYDAGLLRIRGTKKGIAVKTDCNARYCYLNPRQGAAIAVCEAARNVVAVGARPAAITNCLNFGNPNDPEIYWTFAEAIAGMGEACRALDTPVTGGNVSFYNEDPSRTVYPTPTIGMLGILDDIDQATPSHFQAEGNWVYLIGETKAEIGGSEYLKVLTGKVAGEVPALDLQTEKKTQIFVLAQIGAGIVESCHDVSDGGLGVALAEMCIGNIEKQFGFTLEAKPTLRPDLFLFSESQSRFVVEVKPQLAYKLEEAAKKENLPFLKLGTVGGTAFSFPFHFELSLEKLNDDYFNSIEAQIG; this is translated from the coding sequence ATGAAAGAACCAGAAGTGAACTTGGCTTTCGCCAAAAAGCTGGGGCTGACGGAAGAGGAATACCGGAAAATTTTGGACTATTTGGGCCGCACGCCGACCTATACCGAGCTGGGAATTTACTCCGTGATGTGGTCGGAGCATTGCTCCTACAAAAACTCGATTGCCCTTTTGAAAACCCTCCCGCGCGAAGGGGCGGCTTTGGTGGCCAAAGCGGGGGAGGAAAACGCCGGCGCGGTGGCGCTGGATGACGAGCGGGTAATCGTCTTCAAAATCGAAAGCCACAACCACCCCTCCGCCGTGGAGCCGTATCAGGGAGCGGCAACCGGGGTGGGCGGCATTTTGCGGGATATTTTTACGATGGGGGCCCGTCCGATTGCCGCTTTGAATTCATTGCGTTTCGGAAATTTGAACGATTCCCGCGTGCGCTATTTGCTGGATGGCGTGGTGCGCGGCATCGGCGACTACGGCAACTCCTTCGGTGTGCCGACGGTGGCCGGTGAAGTTTATTTTGAGGATTGTTACACCGGCAACCCCTTGGTCAATGCCATGGCCGTCGGCCTCGCCAAAAAAGGGAAGATGGTGAGCGCCATTGCCAAAGGCGCAGGCAACCCGGTCTTCATCGTCGGCTCCTCCACCGGCCGGGACGGCATCCACGGCGCCTCCTTTGCCTCCAAGGAAATCACGAACGAGTCGGAAGAAGACCGCCCCTCCGTGCAAATCGGCGACCCGTTCACGGAGAAATTGCTGCTCGAGGCCTCGATGGAAATCATCGAAAAGGATTTGATTGTCGGGATGCAGGATATGGGGGCCGCCGGGCTCACCTGCTCAACTTCCGAAATGGCCGCCAAGGGAAAATCCGGCATTGAAATCGACCTCGATAAAGTCCCGCTCCGCGAAAAGGGAATGACCCCGTATGAAATTATGCTTTCCGAATCGCAGGAGCGGATGCTGGTGGTCGGAAAAAAGGGGAAAGAAGCGGAAATCGAAGAGGCCTTTGAAAAATGGGACTTGAATTGCGTTAAAATTGGCGAAGTGACAAACACCGGCCGGGTGGTGGTGAAGTTTTTGGGGCAAACGGTGGCCGATATCCCGGCTGACAGCTTGGTTTTGGGAGGCGGCGCACCGGTTTATCATCCGCCGACAAAAAAACCGGCATACCTTGAGAATGGCATCAGAAACGTCAAAACTCCGGATGCGCCAAAGGATTCGGGAAAGGTGCTTTTGGACCTGCTACGCTCCCCCAACATCGCTTCCAAAAGATGGGTTTTTCATCAGTACGACTCCACCGTCCGCACCAATACGGTTTTCGGCCCCGGTTACGACGCGGGTTTGTTAAGAATCCGCGGCACGAAGAAGGGAATCGCCGTCAAAACCGACTGCAACGCCCGCTATTGTTATCTAAATCCGCGTCAAGGAGCGGCCATCGCTGTCTGCGAGGCGGCTCGCAACGTGGTGGCGGTCGGCGCCCGCCCGGCGGCAATCACCAACTGTTTGAATTTCGGCAATCCCAACGACCCGGAAATTTACTGGACGTTTGCCGAGGCGATTGCCGGAATGGGGGAGGCCTGCCGCGCGCTGGATACGCCGGTGACCGGCGGCAACGTCAGCTTCTACAACGAAGACCCCTCCCGCACGGTTTATCCCACACCGACCATCGGGATGCTGGGGATTTTGGATGACATCGACCAGGCCACACCGTCCCACTTTCAAGCCGAGGGGAACTGGGTTTATCTGATTGGTGAAACCAAAGCGGAAATCGGCGGTTCGGAGTATCTCAAAGTTCTGACCGGCAAAGTGGCCGGCGAAGTTCCCGCTCTTGATTTGCAAACCGAAAAGAAAACTCAAATTTTTGTGCTTGCCCAAATCGGCGCTGGAATCGTTGAATCCTGCCACGATGTTTCGGACGGCGGGCTGGGCGTCGCTTTGGCCGAAATGTGCATCGGCAATATCGAAAAGCAGTTCGGCTTCACGCTCGAAGCCAAACCGACCCTCCGCCCCGATTTGTTTCTCTTTTCCGAATCCCAGTCCCGTTTCGTAGTTGAAGTCAAACCGCAACTGGCTTACAAGCTTGAGGAAGCGGCCAAAAAGGAAAATCTTCCGTTTCTGAAACTGGGAACGGTTGGCGGCACGGCTTTTTCCTTCCCTTTCCATTTTGAGCTGTCCTTGGAGAAACTGAACGATGACTACTTTAACTCAATCGAAGCTCAAATCGGCTGA
- a CDS encoding AAA family ATPase, which translates to MKIERCEIKRFGKLKNFKAEFAPGLNLVKGPNEAGKTTLVEALGAGLFGDPQDVSREVKEKTSWGSDKKFELVLELEDGGERWQLSKDFEKGQVKLEKLGAHEKWEELSEVDEILAKHLGLAKKELYLSTSFIRQGELAIVSENPRTWREKLEEAVTGGNEQVLAQGVAEKLASRLARFGDEGELGASRKYKKEIEYQLSLVTEEVKNLLAHRTDLAEIEKTYGGVFRQVEELKKRIEATRQPPATEGEKLLLEEKQTNLAARLKNLEESEELVKLLREEAAKGGDVSREDIARLDEIEGRMRILEVERDGPETAGADAPRYPSPFPILAGLVAAFGCMAAAFLVDKIWWLGAVAGLAWTGTSVFSFLKKVQNAARKQLEAVSSSGKKERVISGLEQLQRDLNELLARYRVTSAAELRNKVEQSRARAQKITEATLRYENLLGGHTRAELEADLEATKARLAEMKEKPAKKHGSDELDVLEEKLIALEEEKHNLETARNAIARRIEQSEDGVELKVALEERLEEENKKIADLERKLIVCLKTYELWEEARKRVLSGAADVLDEEVSKQLAEITGGRYTKARFDKENLNFEVYSEEREEFVNPHKTLSAGACDQLYLAARLALLKFIFPDQKPVLILDDPFGNFDPSRRQKAGELLVKLASEYQILLLTSQNYFDHLSASKIEL; encoded by the coding sequence ATGAAAATCGAACGCTGCGAAATCAAACGGTTCGGCAAGCTTAAAAACTTCAAGGCGGAGTTCGCCCCGGGATTGAATTTGGTCAAAGGCCCCAACGAGGCGGGAAAAACCACGCTCGTGGAGGCCTTGGGGGCCGGGCTTTTCGGCGACCCGCAGGATGTCAGCCGGGAAGTGAAGGAAAAGACAAGCTGGGGTTCGGACAAAAAATTCGAGCTGGTTTTGGAACTGGAGGACGGCGGCGAACGCTGGCAGCTTTCCAAGGATTTTGAAAAGGGGCAGGTCAAACTGGAAAAGCTGGGAGCCCACGAAAAGTGGGAGGAGCTTTCCGAAGTGGACGAAATTTTAGCCAAGCATCTGGGGCTGGCCAAAAAGGAACTCTACTTGTCAACCTCCTTCATCCGCCAGGGGGAACTGGCAATCGTTTCCGAAAACCCCCGCACCTGGCGGGAAAAGCTGGAGGAGGCCGTTACCGGCGGCAACGAGCAGGTATTGGCGCAGGGGGTGGCCGAAAAGCTTGCCTCCCGGCTGGCCCGCTTTGGCGACGAGGGGGAACTGGGGGCTTCCCGGAAGTACAAAAAAGAGATCGAATACCAGCTTTCGCTGGTGACCGAGGAGGTCAAAAACCTTTTGGCCCACCGCACCGATCTGGCGGAGATTGAAAAAACCTACGGCGGCGTTTTCCGTCAGGTGGAGGAGTTGAAAAAAAGAATCGAAGCCACCCGCCAGCCCCCTGCCACGGAAGGGGAAAAGCTGCTTTTGGAGGAAAAACAGACCAACCTTGCGGCCCGGTTGAAAAATCTGGAGGAAAGCGAGGAACTGGTCAAACTGCTGCGCGAGGAAGCGGCCAAGGGGGGGGATGTTTCCCGCGAGGACATTGCCCGGCTGGATGAAATCGAGGGCCGGATGCGGATTTTGGAAGTGGAACGGGACGGCCCGGAAACGGCCGGCGCCGATGCCCCCCGCTATCCCAGCCCCTTCCCGATTCTGGCGGGGCTGGTGGCCGCCTTCGGCTGCATGGCCGCGGCCTTTCTGGTTGACAAAATCTGGTGGCTGGGGGCCGTTGCGGGGCTGGCCTGGACGGGAACCTCCGTTTTCTCCTTCCTGAAGAAAGTCCAAAATGCCGCCCGCAAACAACTGGAAGCGGTAAGTTCCTCCGGGAAAAAAGAGCGGGTCATCAGCGGTCTGGAGCAGCTCCAGCGGGATTTGAACGAGCTTTTGGCCCGCTACCGGGTCACCTCCGCCGCGGAATTGCGGAACAAAGTGGAGCAATCCCGCGCCCGCGCCCAAAAAATAACCGAGGCCACCCTGCGCTACGAGAATTTGTTGGGCGGCCACACCCGGGCCGAGCTGGAAGCGGATTTGGAGGCCACCAAGGCCCGGCTGGCCGAGATGAAGGAAAAACCGGCCAAAAAGCACGGCTCCGATGAACTGGACGTGCTGGAGGAAAAGCTGATTGCCTTGGAAGAGGAAAAACACAACCTTGAGACCGCCCGCAACGCCATCGCACGCCGTATTGAGCAAAGCGAGGACGGCGTGGAGTTGAAGGTGGCCCTGGAAGAGCGGCTGGAGGAGGAGAACAAAAAAATTGCCGACTTGGAACGGAAGCTCATTGTCTGCTTGAAAACCTACGAGCTTTGGGAAGAGGCCCGCAAGCGGGTGCTTTCCGGAGCGGCGGACGTTTTGGACGAGGAGGTTTCCAAGCAACTGGCCGAAATCACCGGCGGCCGCTACACCAAAGCACGTTTCGACAAGGAAAATCTAAATTTCGAAGTTTATTCCGAGGAACGGGAGGAGTTTGTCAACCCGCACAAAACCCTTTCCGCCGGCGCCTGCGACCAGCTTTATCTAGCCGCCCGGCTGGCGCTTTTGAAGTTCATCTTCCCGGACCAAAAACCGGTTCTTATTCTGGACGACCCCTTCGGCAATTTCGACCCCTCCCGCCGCCAGAAAGCCGGGGAGCTTCTGGTCAAGCTGGCCTCCGAATACCAAATCCTGCTTCTAACCTCGCAGAACTACTTCGACCACCTCTCCGCCTCCAAAATCGAACTGTAG
- a CDS encoding metallophosphoesterase, which translates to MPKILHTADLRLGAKYLGLGKAGDKVRAQLKRAWTAIIETALAEKVDAVIVAGGLFDSSEVSRPAVEFVLKEIARLEKVPVILVPGMRDHLGKGSLYYHFDLIDRPENMHPVTAENETLEFKNLDLTVIANPASGPKSKESLLEGVKAAKTGHTVVAASGIWEGINFPITESHIGKTGATYAALGGLPVFKSGNAKNTAYAFSGPPEAQDFNTTESAGVVLVDLEKNPLEITFLPLGVLVWKEVAVSNTENLPDLLEKEKGENRLLRIKLAGEKNADWLEAEDVIEGYKDQFLYLTVVDERKKTQPSKKYPRQTVAGQFVYLAEEQAKKAGAEEKALLEEALSLGLSLAAGAAEARK; encoded by the coding sequence ATGCCAAAAATTCTGCACACGGCCGATTTGCGTTTGGGGGCCAAATATCTGGGGCTGGGAAAGGCGGGGGACAAAGTCCGTGCCCAACTCAAGCGGGCCTGGACGGCGATTATCGAAACGGCCCTGGCCGAAAAGGTGGATGCCGTCATCGTCGCGGGGGGGCTTTTCGACTCCTCGGAGGTCTCCCGCCCGGCGGTGGAGTTCGTGTTGAAGGAAATCGCCCGGCTGGAAAAGGTGCCCGTGATTCTGGTCCCCGGGATGCGGGACCATCTGGGGAAGGGTTCCCTTTACTATCATTTCGATTTGATTGACCGGCCGGAAAATATGCACCCGGTCACGGCGGAAAACGAAACGCTGGAATTCAAGAATCTGGACTTGACCGTAATCGCCAATCCGGCCTCCGGGCCGAAATCCAAGGAATCCCTTCTGGAGGGGGTCAAGGCGGCCAAAACCGGCCATACGGTCGTCGCCGCCTCCGGCATCTGGGAGGGGATCAATTTCCCGATAACCGAGTCGCACATCGGCAAAACCGGCGCCACCTATGCGGCTTTGGGGGGGCTGCCGGTCTTCAAAAGCGGCAACGCAAAGAACACCGCCTACGCTTTTTCCGGCCCGCCGGAAGCGCAGGATTTCAACACCACCGAATCCGCCGGAGTCGTGCTGGTGGATTTGGAGAAAAACCCGCTGGAAATCACCTTTTTGCCGCTCGGGGTTTTGGTCTGGAAGGAAGTTGCGGTAAGCAATACCGAAAACCTGCCCGACTTGCTGGAAAAGGAAAAAGGGGAAAACCGCCTTTTGCGCATCAAGCTGGCCGGCGAAAAGAACGCCGACTGGCTGGAGGCCGAGGATGTAATCGAAGGATACAAGGATCAGTTCCTCTATCTGACCGTGGTGGATGAACGGAAAAAGACCCAGCCGTCCAAGAAATACCCCCGCCAGACCGTCGCCGGGCAGTTTGTGTACCTGGCGGAAGAGCAGGCCAAAAAAGCGGGGGCCGAGGAAAAAGCGCTTCTCGAAGAGGCCCTTTCCTTGGGGCTTTCGTTGGCCGCCGGCGCGGCGGAAGCGAGAAAATAA